A genomic region of Trichothermofontia sichuanensis B231 contains the following coding sequences:
- a CDS encoding DUF3172 domain-containing protein — MKRRSRSTTPGNALPFNYTSLAILGGVFVLGVGIGIAFSSTATFSPENVASREFIDQSAPNPELCAQFGASAMAMDVRMFITLNPFNAYVTQPKLQPACVLRSANWSILEQRNLITAEESRNCRQRMNTFGFVGELERSPEIDCVYQNTAAGNLFLSQPGSGGITPPPRETNRF, encoded by the coding sequence ATGAAACGGCGTAGCAGATCAACAACTCCAGGCAATGCCCTGCCCTTTAACTACACCTCCCTAGCCATCCTGGGGGGGGTTTTCGTGTTGGGCGTTGGGATTGGCATTGCCTTTAGCTCGACCGCGACCTTCAGCCCGGAAAATGTCGCTTCCAGGGAATTCATTGATCAAAGTGCCCCCAATCCGGAACTGTGTGCCCAATTTGGTGCCAGCGCCATGGCAATGGATGTGCGGATGTTTATCACGCTGAATCCCTTCAACGCCTATGTCACCCAACCCAAGTTACAACCGGCCTGTGTGTTGCGGAGTGCAAACTGGAGCATTCTGGAGCAGCGCAATTTAATTACGGCGGAGGAGTCGCGGAATTGCCGCCAGCGGATGAATACCTTTGGCTTTGTGGGTGAGTTGGAGCGATCGCCCGAAATTGACTGTGTGTACCAGAATACGGCAGCGGGAAACCTCTTCCTCAGTCAACCGGGAAGTGGCGGGATTACGCCGCCTCCGCGGGAAACCAACCGCTTTTAA
- a CDS encoding Rqc2 family fibronectin-binding protein, with amino-acid sequence MQAVDFTTLTATCQELRRDWVPARLETVYQRDRYTILLALRTLNRRGWLSISWHPQAARLCLSQPPPRTPDTFTFSEQLRHQLVGLALVDLVTIAPWERVIDLQFARRPGEVIVWHLYSEIMNKYSNVLLVNAENTIVTAAHQVSNQQSRVRPIQTGQPYECPPPLLATIPRLDESLTAWQERLCLVPKSLKQNLLQTYRGLSSPLAIALIQTAGLNPDRATNSLTATEWQALFTQWQTWLSCLQTGEFTPGFTETGYTVLGWQMRERANSVQELLDRYYTAHLNDQEFQQLQHRIQQKLDNLQHKLALKIAGHQARLAEANRAEAYRQQADLLMAYQHQWQPGMQRITLADFATGQPVEISLDPEKSAIQNAQKLYKQHQKLKRAQSAIAPLLVADQAEWAYLEQVATIVAQMTPASPADLQALQEVRDELIQQGYLDDPLAISRQARTVTKAASRSESLAQLDCHRYQTPQGFEILIGRNNRQNDYLTFRLANEYDLWFHTQEIPGSHVLLRLQPGAVPDEQDLQFTADLTAYYSRARESDRVPVIYTAPCHVYKPKGAKPGMVIYKQETVIWGQPQRAKAQIILKSKSLGRYPHL; translated from the coding sequence TTGCAAGCCGTCGACTTTACTACCTTAACTGCCACCTGTCAGGAGTTGCGTCGGGACTGGGTTCCCGCCCGCCTAGAGACGGTCTATCAGCGCGATCGCTACACGATTTTGCTGGCCCTGCGTACCCTCAATCGGCGGGGCTGGCTCAGTATATCCTGGCATCCCCAGGCGGCCCGCCTCTGCCTGAGTCAACCGCCGCCACGCACGCCGGATACGTTTACGTTTAGTGAACAACTGCGGCACCAGTTGGTGGGCTTAGCCCTAGTGGATCTGGTGACCATTGCCCCTTGGGAGCGGGTCATTGATCTGCAATTTGCCCGCCGTCCGGGAGAGGTGATCGTCTGGCATCTCTACAGCGAGATTATGAATAAATACAGCAATGTTTTATTAGTGAACGCTGAAAATACGATCGTCACTGCTGCTCACCAAGTCAGTAACCAGCAATCGCGCGTTCGCCCGATCCAAACCGGCCAACCCTACGAATGCCCGCCTCCCCTCCTGGCAACGATCCCCCGTTTGGATGAATCATTAACCGCCTGGCAGGAGCGCCTGTGTTTAGTCCCGAAGTCCCTGAAACAAAATCTGCTGCAAACCTATCGAGGTCTCAGTTCCCCTTTAGCAATTGCCTTGATTCAAACGGCTGGTCTCAACCCCGATCGGGCCACCAATAGCCTAACGGCAACGGAGTGGCAGGCTCTTTTTACCCAATGGCAAACCTGGTTAAGCTGCTTACAAACCGGTGAATTCACCCCTGGTTTTACTGAGACGGGCTATACCGTCCTAGGTTGGCAAATGAGGGAGAGAGCTAACTCAGTTCAAGAATTGCTCGATCGCTACTACACAGCCCACCTGAACGACCAGGAATTCCAGCAACTTCAACATCGGATTCAGCAAAAGTTAGACAATTTACAACACAAACTGGCCCTGAAAATTGCTGGACATCAAGCTCGTTTAGCTGAAGCCAATCGTGCTGAAGCCTATCGTCAGCAGGCTGATTTGCTCATGGCTTATCAACACCAGTGGCAACCGGGAATGCAGCGTATCACCCTTGCCGATTTTGCCACTGGCCAACCTGTTGAAATTAGCCTTGATCCGGAAAAGTCAGCGATCCAAAATGCCCAAAAGCTCTATAAACAACACCAGAAACTCAAACGGGCACAATCGGCGATCGCACCCCTCCTAGTCGCCGATCAGGCAGAATGGGCCTATCTAGAGCAGGTCGCAACGATCGTCGCGCAAATGACCCCTGCCAGCCCAGCCGATCTCCAGGCATTGCAGGAGGTGCGGGATGAATTAATTCAACAGGGCTATCTTGACGATCCCCTGGCCATCAGTCGTCAAGCCCGTACCGTGACAAAAGCCGCTAGTAGAAGTGAAAGTCTCGCTCAACTCGACTGCCATCGCTACCAAACACCCCAGGGGTTTGAAATCCTCATTGGTCGTAACAATCGCCAGAATGATTATCTCACCTTTCGCCTAGCGAATGAATACGATCTCTGGTTCCATACTCAGGAGATTCCAGGTAGCCACGTTCTCCTGCGTTTACAACCCGGTGCGGTACCTGACGAGCAGGATTTACAGTTTACGGCTGATTTAACAGCCTATTACAGCCGTGCGCGGGAAAGCGATCGCGTTCCCGTTATTTATACGGCCCCTTGCCATGTTTATAAACCGAAAGGGGCAAAACCGGGCATGGTTATTTATAAACAGGAGACGGTAATCTGGGGACAACCCCAACGGGCTAAAGCACAAATCATACTAAAGAGCAAATCATTAGGAAGATATCCGCATCTTTAG
- the gmk gene encoding guanylate kinase — MRAGRLIVFTGPSGVGKGTLLASLRQLHPELFVSVSATTRSPRPGEIHGQHYYFVSREEFERMVAQGELLEWAEFAGNYYGTPRKAVERHIQEGHWVVLEIELEGARQVRRSFPDALQIFILPPSLEALEQRIRQRGQDSEAAIAKRLARAKEEVAAADEFDIQIVNDDLTQALQALEAALFEPVPC, encoded by the coding sequence ATGAGGGCAGGCAGATTAATCGTATTCACAGGACCGAGTGGGGTGGGCAAAGGGACTCTACTTGCGTCCCTGCGCCAACTTCATCCTGAACTGTTTGTGTCGGTTTCGGCTACCACCCGATCGCCCCGTCCGGGTGAAATCCACGGTCAACACTACTACTTCGTGAGTCGCGAGGAGTTTGAACGCATGGTGGCCCAAGGGGAGCTACTGGAATGGGCCGAGTTTGCAGGAAACTATTACGGAACGCCGCGCAAAGCCGTCGAACGCCATATCCAGGAAGGCCACTGGGTGGTTCTGGAAATTGAACTGGAAGGGGCACGCCAGGTGCGGCGATCGTTCCCGGATGCGCTCCAGATCTTCATTCTCCCCCCTTCCCTCGAAGCCCTAGAACAACGGATCCGGCAGCGGGGACAAGATTCGGAAGCTGCGATCGCGAAACGGTTAGCCCGGGCCAAGGAGGAAGTGGCCGCCGCCGATGAATTTGATATTCAGATCGTCAATGATGATTTGACCCAGGCACTCCAAGCGCTGGAAGCAGCCTTATTTGAACCGGTTCCCTGCTAA
- the remA gene encoding extracellular matrix/biofilm regulator RemA, producing MAMQLINIGFGNIVAADRVVAIVSPESAPIKRIISDARDRGQLVDATYGRRTRAVLIADSGHVILSAMQPETVANRFLLPREVSEK from the coding sequence ATGGCCATGCAACTCATCAACATCGGCTTTGGCAATATCGTTGCGGCTGATCGGGTAGTGGCGATCGTCAGCCCAGAGTCGGCCCCCATTAAGCGTATCATCAGTGATGCCCGCGATCGCGGCCAATTGGTCGATGCCACCTACGGACGCCGAACCCGCGCTGTTCTCATTGCTGACTCTGGCCACGTCATTCTATCGGCCATGCAGCCAGAAACAGTTGCCAATCGCTTCCTCCTACCCAGAGAGGTGAGTGAAAAGTAG
- a CDS encoding LabA-like NYN domain-containing protein gives MANSLSRLSIFVDGNNMFYAQQKNGWFFDPKRVLTYFKNEIAGIELVNAFWYTGIKDAQDQRGFRDALISLGYTVRTKILKEYYDDTSGRLSQKANLDIEIVIDMFNTVEQYDRVVLFSGDGDFERAIELLRSKNTHITVVSTEGMIARELRNATDRYIDLNDIRSEIEKLDY, from the coding sequence ATGGCTAATTCGCTCAGCCGTCTGTCTATTTTCGTGGACGGTAATAATATGTTCTACGCTCAGCAGAAAAATGGTTGGTTTTTCGACCCAAAACGGGTTTTAACCTATTTCAAAAATGAAATAGCGGGGATAGAACTGGTCAATGCTTTCTGGTATACAGGGATCAAAGATGCTCAGGATCAACGGGGGTTTCGCGATGCCCTGATTAGTCTGGGCTATACGGTGCGCACGAAAATTCTCAAGGAATACTACGATGACACTTCGGGTCGCCTGTCCCAAAAGGCGAATCTGGATATTGAAATTGTCATCGATATGTTCAATACGGTTGAACAGTACGATCGCGTAGTCCTCTTTAGCGGGGATGGTGATTTTGAACGGGCGATCGAACTCCTGCGATCGAAGAATACGCATATTACGGTGGTTTCTACCGAGGGGATGATTGCCAGGGAGTTGCGCAATGCCACCGATCGCTATATTGATCTCAATGACATTCGCTCGGAGATAGAAAAGCTTGATTACTAG
- the fabG gene encoding 3-oxoacyl-[acyl-carrier-protein] reductase, whose translation MAEAQRLQGQVAIVTGASRGIGRAIALALATEGAKVVVNYASASGAADQVVADIAHLGSEAIAIKADVSQVEAVDDLVKTVMEQWGRIDILVNNAGITRDTLLLRMKPEDWQSVIDLNLTGVFLCTRAVSKIMLKQKSGRIVNVTSVVARMGNPGQANYSAAKAGVIGFTKSVAKELASRGITVNAVAPGFIATDMTRDLKADEILQFIPLGRYGEPEEVAGLVRFLAADPAAAYMTGQVINIDGGMVMA comes from the coding sequence ATGGCAGAGGCACAACGACTCCAGGGGCAGGTGGCGATCGTAACTGGGGCATCGCGCGGCATTGGTCGGGCGATCGCCCTGGCCCTAGCAACGGAGGGAGCCAAGGTAGTCGTCAACTATGCCAGTGCCAGCGGTGCAGCGGATCAGGTCGTGGCCGATATTGCGCACTTGGGCAGCGAGGCGATCGCGATCAAGGCAGATGTCTCCCAGGTGGAGGCCGTTGATGACCTGGTGAAAACGGTGATGGAGCAATGGGGCCGGATCGATATTCTGGTCAACAATGCCGGCATTACCCGCGATACCCTGCTGCTGCGCATGAAACCAGAGGACTGGCAAAGTGTGATTGACCTCAATCTGACGGGGGTTTTCCTCTGCACCCGTGCCGTCAGTAAGATCATGCTGAAACAGAAATCAGGCCGGATTGTCAACGTGACCTCGGTGGTCGCTCGCATGGGGAATCCGGGGCAGGCCAATTACAGTGCGGCTAAGGCGGGGGTGATTGGCTTTACGAAGTCGGTGGCTAAGGAACTGGCTAGCCGGGGAATTACCGTGAATGCTGTGGCTCCGGGCTTCATCGCCACCGATATGACCCGTGACCTCAAGGCAGACGAGATTTTGCAATTTATTCCCCTAGGACGCTATGGCGAACCGGAGGAGGTGGCGGGGTTGGTGCGTTTCCTGGCGGCGGATCCGGCGGCAGCCTACATGACGGGGCAGGTGATCAATATCGATGGGGGCATGGTCATGGCCTAG
- a CDS encoding peroxiredoxin, with protein sequence MRFFGNHAARCTSGDTAQPWVRGVLVCLCWSLALWLALTGAIAPALALGGPLPPLDQPAPLFTLPTNTGDGEISLADYRGQWVVLYFYPEDFTAGCTLEAQRFQRDLPAYRARNAQILGVSADNVTSHAEFCSAEGLTFPLLADETGTVSKAYGSWLGYRSLRHTFIIDPQGILRAAFVAVRPAIHSQEVLARLEALQAGTTAVPSPLVGEGI encoded by the coding sequence GTGCGATTCTTTGGCAACCATGCGGCACGCTGCACTAGCGGCGATACGGCCCAACCGTGGGTGCGGGGGGTTCTCGTTTGCCTCTGCTGGAGCTTGGCCCTCTGGCTGGCGTTAACTGGGGCGATCGCGCCAGCGCTTGCTCTCGGTGGCCCCCTCCCCCCTCTGGACCAACCCGCACCTTTATTTACCCTGCCCACCAATACAGGTGATGGCGAAATTTCTCTGGCCGATTATCGCGGGCAGTGGGTAGTCCTCTACTTTTATCCGGAAGACTTCACCGCTGGCTGTACCCTGGAAGCCCAACGCTTCCAGCGAGATCTGCCTGCCTATCGGGCACGCAATGCTCAAATTTTAGGGGTCAGTGCCGATAATGTCACTTCCCACGCGGAATTTTGCAGTGCGGAAGGGCTGACGTTTCCGCTCTTGGCGGATGAGACGGGAACCGTCAGTAAAGCCTATGGGTCCTGGTTAGGCTATCGCTCCCTGCGCCATACCTTTATTATCGATCCCCAGGGTATTCTGCGGGCGGCGTTTGTGGCGGTGCGGCCTGCTATCCATAGCCAGGAGGTCCTCGCCCGCCTAGAGGCACTGCAAGCTGGCACCACAGCCGTTCCTTCGCCCCTGGTGGGAGAAGGGATTTAG
- the trxA gene encoding thioredoxin, protein MAIKKEFSNFQEILDTVEGPLLVDFYAPWCGPCQLMAPILEKVSKQMQQRLKIVKINTDTYPQLASQYQVHALPTFVLFKQGQVVNRIEGALPADQLLRWLEPQV, encoded by the coding sequence ATGGCGATCAAAAAGGAATTTAGCAACTTTCAGGAAATCCTGGATACAGTGGAGGGGCCTCTCTTGGTGGATTTTTATGCTCCCTGGTGTGGGCCTTGTCAGCTAATGGCTCCCATTTTGGAAAAGGTGAGTAAGCAGATGCAACAAAGACTGAAGATCGTCAAGATCAATACGGACACCTATCCCCAATTGGCCAGTCAATACCAGGTCCATGCACTGCCCACATTTGTCCTCTTCAAGCAAGGGCAAGTCGTCAACCGGATCGAAGGAGCGCTACCAGCGGATCAACTGCTGCGGTGGCTGGAACCCCAAGTCTAG
- a CDS encoding Crp/Fnr family transcriptional regulator — MKDSSLSPDALAPMVTRPFLTWQRLIDWAQSHYRCRVFAKDERVPARPGLLYLVERGTVRLVGNTQLKTRKSPSLAQQSELEDAFLGFVGAGEPFEILVQSPFTLQSYAHVDQTSIFWMYWHEMDNWPHFRREVMEAFRYQHQRKLLWLSALGQRRTADRLLGLLTLLIEEYGEAHEYGYCLPWPLTHAQIGSAIGSTRVTVTRLMGKLRQRGLIRVDNDNLICLPPETLKMRISS, encoded by the coding sequence ATGAAAGATTCCTCCCTCTCCCCCGATGCCCTAGCCCCAATGGTGACCCGGCCTTTCTTAACCTGGCAACGGCTCATTGATTGGGCACAAAGTCACTATCGCTGCCGAGTCTTTGCTAAAGATGAACGCGTTCCCGCTCGTCCGGGTCTCCTCTATCTTGTCGAACGAGGAACAGTACGGCTGGTTGGCAATACTCAACTCAAAACCCGTAAATCCCCGTCCCTCGCTCAGCAATCAGAATTAGAAGATGCCTTTCTCGGGTTTGTGGGGGCGGGCGAACCCTTTGAAATTTTGGTGCAGTCTCCCTTTACCCTGCAAAGTTATGCCCATGTCGATCAAACCAGTATTTTCTGGATGTACTGGCATGAAATGGATAATTGGCCCCACTTCCGGCGTGAAGTCATGGAGGCATTCCGCTATCAGCATCAGCGCAAGTTATTGTGGCTGAGTGCCCTAGGCCAACGCCGTACCGCCGATCGCCTCTTGGGGTTACTGACGCTGTTAATTGAAGAATACGGGGAAGCCCATGAATATGGTTATTGCTTACCGTGGCCGCTCACCCACGCCCAAATTGGCAGCGCGATCGGGTCTACCCGTGTCACCGTGACGCGACTGATGGGTAAATTACGCCAACGAGGTCTCATTCGCGTCGATAACGACAACTTGATCTGTCTTCCCCCAGAAACCCTAAAGATGCGGATATCTTCCTAA
- a CDS encoding recombinase family protein, translating into MNVPENVPETGLSPRLRAGAGETSDARSLTSLWITGPTRSGKTTGLLTELRRWVEQDWPEALRQPHWPSASPHPAGTRSASTPTTLPILGSETAKRQYRAGKVLVLTANRDNRLDLSDRLDAVTGGQYPIRLTTPVGFFQDEVFLFWPLLIQTLHLRAQFPIRLRPENEQELATRLWRSRLLSTHLIPGSPNEARQVRHLLDLLQLAALSGTPIEAIPTRLSQGLAPGGEDHLVVSWSEVGELLQTWRTWCLARGVLTYGLICELYGRYLLPLPAYRDHLRRRYRVVLADDVDEYPAIAAQLFQVLHEQGAVGVFTFNPDGAVRLGLGADPDAFAAVRSWCEEVRLTQPVVPCLGQAWAAPILQMVTDPSTAVSLPESVQALQTVARSQLLRQTAEIIIQAVQAGDVAPQEIAVIGPGMDAIARYTLTEILTKQGIAVESLKEQRPLASLPMIRTLLTLLALVYPGLGRLVDRDGVAEMLVVLGQGRGVGNGGHIDPVRAGLITDHCFEPHPETPRLLPVQAFPRWDRLGYAATTAYEAIRAWVTEQQAQQAQRLLASPIVLLDRAIQTFLWPGREQSYAQLAALRELMETAQHYWEVAARLQADTALLTPLPTARLPLPAAVQVLGNFIQLLRSGAVTSNPYPVRQGGLAQGAVTLANVFQYRSSRRSHRWQFWLDAGSPRWLTGSDALYAAPLFLSTWSGETWTTADQLALYEQRLQRILRDLLSRTGERLFLCHSDLATNGQEQMGPLLTLVNAALPVTVLQPIP; encoded by the coding sequence ATGAACGTCCCGGAGAACGTCCCGGAAACTGGCCTCAGCCCCCGGCTGCGAGCCGGCGCGGGGGAAACCTCAGACGCCCGATCGCTGACCTCTCTCTGGATAACTGGCCCCACGCGCAGTGGCAAGACAACGGGCTTATTAACGGAACTGCGCCGTTGGGTGGAACAGGACTGGCCAGAGGCCCTGCGTCAACCTCACTGGCCATCTGCTAGTCCCCATCCTGCCGGAACTCGATCGGCATCGACACCGACAACCCTACCTATTCTGGGATCAGAAACTGCTAAGCGCCAATACCGCGCTGGTAAAGTCCTGGTACTGACTGCCAATCGGGACAATCGCCTGGATCTGAGCGATCGCCTGGATGCCGTGACGGGGGGGCAATATCCCATTCGCCTGACGACGCCCGTGGGGTTTTTCCAGGATGAGGTTTTCCTCTTCTGGCCTCTGCTGATCCAAACGCTCCACTTACGGGCGCAGTTTCCTATCCGTTTGCGTCCGGAAAATGAACAGGAACTCGCTACCCGTCTCTGGCGATCGCGGCTATTGTCTACTCACCTAATTCCCGGTAGCCCGAACGAGGCCCGTCAGGTCCGCCATTTGCTGGATCTGTTGCAACTTGCGGCCCTCAGTGGCACGCCGATAGAGGCCATTCCTACCCGCCTGAGCCAGGGGCTGGCACCGGGGGGGGAAGATCACCTGGTGGTTTCCTGGTCTGAGGTCGGGGAACTGCTTCAGACATGGCGCACCTGGTGCTTGGCGCGGGGGGTGTTGACCTATGGTCTGATCTGTGAACTGTATGGGCGGTACCTGTTGCCCCTACCAGCTTATCGCGATCATTTGCGCCGTCGATATCGGGTGGTGCTGGCGGATGATGTGGATGAGTATCCAGCGATCGCTGCCCAGTTATTCCAGGTTTTGCATGAACAGGGGGCGGTGGGGGTGTTTACCTTTAATCCAGACGGAGCGGTGCGCCTGGGGCTGGGGGCTGATCCGGACGCGTTTGCGGCGGTGAGGTCTTGGTGTGAGGAAGTCCGCTTGACACAACCCGTCGTGCCCTGTTTGGGACAGGCTTGGGCAGCGCCGATCCTCCAGATGGTAACGGACCCCAGCACAGCCGTGTCTTTACCGGAATCTGTGCAGGCATTGCAAACGGTGGCGCGATCGCAGCTACTGCGTCAAACGGCAGAAATCATTATCCAGGCGGTGCAGGCAGGTGACGTGGCCCCCCAGGAGATTGCCGTGATTGGGCCGGGGATGGACGCGATCGCCCGCTACACCCTAACGGAAATTCTGACGAAGCAGGGGATTGCGGTGGAATCGCTCAAGGAGCAGCGCCCCCTGGCGAGTTTACCAATGATTCGGACCTTGCTGACCCTATTGGCTCTGGTGTATCCAGGTCTGGGGCGACTGGTCGATCGCGATGGGGTGGCGGAGATGCTGGTAGTGCTGGGGCAAGGACGAGGGGTGGGCAATGGTGGCCACATTGATCCGGTGCGGGCCGGTTTAATTACCGACCATTGTTTTGAACCCCATCCCGAAACCCCTCGCTTACTCCCCGTGCAGGCATTTCCCCGTTGGGATCGCTTGGGGTATGCAGCCACGACGGCGTATGAAGCCATCCGCGCGTGGGTGACGGAACAACAGGCTCAGCAGGCCCAACGGTTGCTGGCCAGCCCGATCGTGCTGCTCGATCGGGCGATCCAGACATTCCTCTGGCCGGGGCGAGAGCAATCCTATGCCCAACTGGCTGCCCTGCGGGAATTGATGGAAACGGCGCAACACTACTGGGAGGTGGCCGCCCGCCTCCAGGCCGATACAGCGCTTCTCACCCCGCTGCCCACTGCTCGCCTGCCACTGCCCGCTGCTGTGCAGGTGTTGGGTAACTTTATCCAGCTTCTGCGCAGTGGCGCAGTGACGTCCAATCCCTATCCCGTGCGGCAGGGGGGGCTGGCGCAGGGGGCGGTTACCCTGGCAAATGTGTTTCAATATCGTTCCAGTCGGCGATCGCACCGCTGGCAATTCTGGTTAGATGCGGGGTCGCCGCGCTGGCTGACGGGTTCGGATGCCCTCTACGCCGCGCCTCTCTTTCTGAGTACTTGGTCAGGGGAAACTTGGACGACGGCGGATCAGTTAGCTCTGTATGAGCAGCGCCTCCAGCGGATCTTACGGGATTTACTGAGTCGGACGGGGGAACGCCTGTTCCTCTGTCACAGTGATTTAGCAACCAACGGTCAGGAACAGATGGGGCCATTACTAACGTTGGTCAATGCGGCGTTGCCAGTGACTGTGTTGCAGCCCATACCCTAG
- the uraD gene encoding 2-oxo-4-hydroxy-4-carboxy-5-ureidoimidazoline decarboxylase, which produces MYTIADLNQMDIDTFAQVLGGVFEATPTIARLAWSQRPFTDAGDLYRVLIGIVQAMEPAAQLALIRAHPDLGSRAKMTDASLQEQASVGLDQLTAAEYDRFQTLNQAYWDKFGFPFIIAVRNHTKASILQEFERRLQHTEAAERQNALAEIYQIARFRLAAIVQHGESPFSSGGRRDLGMRGKDGAENQKDEGL; this is translated from the coding sequence ATGTACACGATCGCCGATCTGAATCAAATGGACATTGATACCTTTGCGCAGGTTCTGGGGGGTGTTTTTGAAGCGACACCAACGATCGCGCGTCTGGCTTGGTCCCAGCGTCCCTTTACGGATGCAGGCGATCTCTATCGAGTCCTGATTGGGATAGTCCAGGCAATGGAACCCGCGGCCCAATTGGCCTTAATTCGGGCGCATCCTGATTTGGGTAGTCGGGCGAAAATGACGGACGCCTCGCTGCAGGAGCAGGCAAGTGTGGGCCTCGATCAGCTAACGGCGGCTGAATACGATCGCTTCCAAACCCTCAATCAGGCGTATTGGGATAAGTTTGGTTTCCCCTTCATCATTGCTGTGCGCAATCACACCAAAGCCAGTATTCTTCAGGAATTTGAGCGCCGGTTACAGCACACAGAAGCAGCAGAACGCCAGAACGCTTTAGCAGAAATTTATCAGATCGCTCGCTTCCGTCTTGCGGCGATCGTTCAACACGGTGAAAGTCCCTTCTCCTCTGGTGGAAGAAGGGATTTAGGGATGAGGGGCAAAGATGGGGCGGAAAACCAGAAGGATGAGGGCCTTTAG